One segment of Anastrepha obliqua isolate idAnaObli1 chromosome 3, idAnaObli1_1.0, whole genome shotgun sequence DNA contains the following:
- the LOC129242910 gene encoding uncharacterized protein LOC129242910, translating to MSELQSVSCLGGGVHFWKEFIKIYENSPALWDTRSMAYKKPYLKREAYVKLRDKLREIDPDVQVDYVKRRINGLRSCYRRELRRIQDSKMKGDDLYRPTLFYFKEMQFLDNVLDIDLERDAREGKVERRGRKPNSINKLSKKVVRRDSSTTSDSEEDSCDKSSTSSSAAQQQQQNQQPTALPTTLYANANVTRSQDTSAETQFATTSDTSYTTLASTPWALSLEAQTLGASWVALYHRLDRNQQLYANKAIMEVLYQGALGRLHADSYKALEREMSHNFLDDHRIMEAINEELATDFITKVDGGGLY from the exons ATGtccgaactgcaaagtgtttcaTGTCTCGGTGGCGGCGTGCATTTctggaaggaattcataaaaATCTATGAGAATTCGCCAGCTCTTTGGGATACAAGAAGTATGGCTTACAAAAAGCCTTACCTCAAGCGCGAAGCCTACGTTAAGCTGCGCGATAAGCTACGCGAAATAGATCCAGACGTGCAAGTGGACTATGTGAAACGGCGCATCAACGGCTTGAGGTCCTGCTACAGGCGTGAATTGCGGCGCATACAGGATAGCAAAATGAAAGGTGACGACTTGTATAGACCAACTTTGTTTTACttcaaagagatgcaatttctTGATAATGTGCTCGACATTGATTTGGAACGTGATGCGCGCGAAGGCAAA GTGGAAAGACGTGGCCGTAAACCAAATTCCATTAATAAACTTTCGAAGAAAGTCGTCCGAAGAGATTCATCGACTACCTCGGACTCTGAAGAAGATAGCTGTGATAAATCCTCAACATCATCATCAgcggcacaacaacaacaacaaaaccagcAACCCACCGCACTCCCAACAACATTGTACGCCAATGCCAACGTCACGCGGTCGCAAGATACCAGTGCTGAAACACAGTTTGCCACTACATCCGACACCTCATACACAACACTCGCCTCCACGCCTTGGGCCCTATCGCTGGAAGCACAAACTTTGGGAGCTAGTTGGGTTGCGCTCTATCATCGTTTGGACCGCAATCAGCAGCTGTACGCCAATAAGGCCATAATGGAAGTGTTGTACCAGGGCGCATTGGGCCGTTTACATGCCGACTCATACAAAGCTCTGGAGCGTGAAATGAGCCACAATTTCCTGGATGATCATCGCATAATGGAAGCGATCAATGAGGAGTTGGCGACTGATTTTATAACCAAAGTGGATGGGGGTGGTCTTTACTGA